From the Bdellovibrio reynosensis genome, one window contains:
- the tig gene encoding trigger factor — MKSNVEKVSNLSRKLNVEIPAAAVQSAFQKIFTGIQKDVTIKGFRKGKAPLATVKSLYGDRVKQDVVQDLIQKHYAEALTEHKLEPISYPEFEFADPTENKDFSFSAAFDVRPEINLKKYEGLEVEKEKFEFDAKKVEQVLENIRASRATFETVTEARAAKLGDVAVVDFEGFIDGKPLENGSGTDHHLELGAKQFIEGFEDGIVGMKAGDTKTLSLKFPDPYHSADLAGKPVDFKVTLKEIKAKVLPELNDEFIATLGGPKDLDALKKSIEEDLSQTETKRIEDAFKNRLLKALVKENPVEVPPSLMKEQKASLVEDFKKRMTEQGMGPNDFASYLDKWDSDFEKTAAEMIQSSFLVDAIAKKHDLFAKKEDLDAKFAEYAQQTGIEESRIREFYGRPEQASRLTYMITEEKVIALLNKSVKIKEVPAGSLKDEAN, encoded by the coding sequence ATGAAATCGAATGTAGAAAAAGTCTCTAATCTTTCCCGCAAACTGAATGTTGAGATTCCTGCAGCAGCTGTACAATCTGCTTTCCAAAAAATCTTCACTGGTATTCAAAAAGACGTAACAATCAAAGGCTTCCGTAAAGGTAAAGCGCCTTTGGCTACTGTTAAAAGCTTGTACGGCGACCGTGTAAAACAAGACGTTGTTCAAGATTTGATCCAAAAACACTACGCTGAAGCTTTAACTGAACACAAACTTGAGCCTATCAGCTACCCAGAATTTGAATTTGCTGACCCGACAGAAAACAAAGATTTTTCTTTCTCTGCAGCATTTGATGTTCGTCCAGAAATCAACTTGAAGAAATACGAAGGTCTTGAAGTTGAAAAAGAGAAGTTTGAATTCGACGCTAAAAAAGTAGAGCAAGTGTTGGAAAACATCCGCGCTTCACGTGCTACTTTTGAAACTGTGACTGAAGCTCGCGCAGCGAAATTGGGCGATGTTGCTGTTGTTGATTTTGAAGGATTCATCGACGGTAAACCTCTTGAAAACGGTTCAGGCACTGATCACCATCTAGAGCTTGGTGCAAAACAATTCATCGAAGGTTTTGAAGATGGCATCGTTGGTATGAAAGCTGGCGATACAAAAACTCTTTCTTTGAAATTCCCAGATCCATACCACTCTGCTGACCTTGCTGGTAAACCAGTAGACTTCAAAGTTACTTTGAAAGAAATCAAAGCAAAAGTATTGCCAGAGCTAAACGATGAATTCATCGCTACTTTGGGCGGTCCAAAAGACCTTGATGCTTTGAAAAAATCTATCGAAGAAGATTTATCGCAAACTGAAACTAAACGCATCGAAGATGCTTTCAAAAACCGCCTTCTTAAAGCGTTGGTAAAAGAAAACCCAGTTGAAGTTCCACCTTCTTTGATGAAAGAACAAAAAGCTTCATTGGTTGAAGACTTCAAAAAACGCATGACTGAACAAGGCATGGGTCCAAACGATTTCGCTTCTTACCTTGATAAATGGGACAGCGATTTCGAAAAAACTGCCGCTGAAATGATCCAATCATCTTTCCTAGTGGATGCGATCGCTAAAAAACACGATCTATTCGCTAAGAAAGAAGATCTTGATGCGAAATTTGCAGAGTACGCTCAACAAACTGGTATTGAAGAATCACGCATCCGTGAATTCTACGGTCGTCCAGAGCAAGCTAGCCGTTTGACTTACATGATCACAGAAGAAAAAGTGATCGCGTTGTTGAACAAGTCAGTAAAAATCAAAGAAGTTCCAGCTGGTTCTTTAAAAGACGAAGCTAACTAA
- a CDS encoding ArsA family ATPase codes for MKQEIHFVTGKGGVGKSVIAAAMALKKSREGKKVLLVELGDISFFKDFFDLPSVGYQPTRIKDNLSVALWDGEAALKEYARHFIKVEAIVKLFFENAVMKALVNVAPGLSELAIVGKVTSGPRKHGPPLPFDCIVVDGFATGHFIALLEAPRGMAQAVQFGPMGEQSRSIDACLRNTDLCHYHVVTLPEELPVKEASELIHRLKAEFSVSAEILMNKIIQTKLTSADLKDAKAENSDLGKFAEYLDYQLTRQSEMLERTKQATEKVQHLPLLYETYAWTLTEKIAEALK; via the coding sequence ATGAAGCAAGAGATTCACTTCGTGACGGGAAAAGGCGGCGTTGGTAAGTCAGTTATAGCCGCTGCTATGGCCTTAAAAAAAAGCCGCGAGGGTAAAAAAGTCCTTCTCGTGGAACTTGGTGATATCAGCTTTTTTAAGGATTTCTTTGACTTACCTTCAGTCGGCTATCAGCCAACGCGCATTAAAGACAACCTGTCAGTAGCCTTGTGGGATGGGGAGGCGGCTTTAAAAGAGTACGCCCGTCACTTCATCAAAGTTGAAGCCATCGTAAAACTATTCTTTGAAAATGCAGTTATGAAAGCCTTGGTCAACGTAGCACCGGGGCTTTCAGAGCTGGCTATCGTCGGAAAAGTCACAAGTGGGCCGCGCAAACACGGGCCTCCACTGCCGTTTGATTGCATTGTTGTTGATGGCTTTGCTACAGGCCACTTCATTGCTTTATTGGAAGCACCTAGGGGCATGGCCCAAGCGGTTCAGTTTGGTCCGATGGGTGAACAAAGCCGCAGTATCGATGCTTGCTTAAGAAATACTGATCTATGCCACTATCACGTTGTTACTTTACCTGAAGAACTTCCAGTCAAAGAAGCCAGCGAACTTATTCATCGCTTGAAAGCAGAATTTTCAGTTTCCGCCGAAATCTTGATGAATAAAATTATTCAAACCAAACTGACTTCAGCAGATTTAAAAGATGCCAAGGCAGAAAATAGTGATTTAGGAAAATTCGCTGAATACTTGGATTATCAGCTGACTCGTCAAAGTGAAATGCTTGAAAGAACCAAGCAAGCTACAGAAAAAGTTCAGCACTTGCCGTTGTTATATGAAACTTACGCTTGGACACTGACTGAAAAAATAGCGGAGGCATTAAAATGA